A section of the Phycodurus eques isolate BA_2022a chromosome 4, UOR_Pequ_1.1, whole genome shotgun sequence genome encodes:
- the dhdds gene encoding dehydrodolichyl diphosphate synthase complex subunit DHDDS isoform X2 gives MSWIKEGELNLLERISANILKAGPMPKHVAFIMDGNRRFARRKNMDRQEGHMQGFNKLAETLRWCKHLNIPEVTVYAFSIENFKRTKDEVDGLMELAKQKFERLLEERESLEKHGVCIRVLGDLNLLPLDLQQLIAKAVLTTRAHNKCFLNVCFAYTSRYEMTNAVREMAWGVEQGLIKASDVSEALLSECLYSNNSPNPDLLIRTSGEVRLSDFLLWQMSHTCLVFQSVLWPAYSFWNLCEAILQYQVNHKSIQRAPGTAAAGGGPRLYCRAPAAPRQGQARRRRPQAGSDVALRCPAPRASAGLPGSAHAQAGLFLY, from the exons ATGTCGTGGATAAAGGAGGGCGAGTTAAACCTGCTCGAGAGGATTTCAGCCAACATCCTCAAG GCAGGGCCAATGCCCAAACACGTGGCCTTCATCATGGACGGCAACCGTCGGTTTGCACGCAGGAAGAACATGGATCGCCAGGAGGGACACATGCAGGGCTTCAACAAGTTGGCAGAA ACACTTCGCTGGTGCAAGCATCTAAACATTCCTGAAGTGACGGTGTACGCCTTCAGCATTGAGAACTTCAAGCGCACTAAGGACGAAGTGGATGGCCTGATGGAACTGGCCAAGCAGAAATTTGAAAGACTTTTGGAGGAACG GGAGAGTCTGGAGAAGCACGGCGTTTGCATCCGGGTACTGGGCGACTTGAACCTGCTGCCGCTGGACCTCCAGCAGTTAATCGCCAAAGCGGTGCTCACCACACGAGCGCACAATAA gtGTTTCTTGAATGTGTGTTTCGCCTATACATCACGATATGAAATGACTAACGCAGTGAGAGAGATGGCCTGGGGGGTGGAACAAGGACTGATTAAAGCCAG TGATGTTTCTGAGGCACTGCTGAGCGAATGTCTGTACAGCAACAATTCTCCCAATCCTGACCTTCTTATCCGAACCTCGGGCGAGGTGCGCCTCAGTGACTTTCTACTCTGGCAG ATGTCCCACACGTGTTTAGTATTCCAGTCAGTGCTGTGGCCTGCGTATTCCTTCTGGAACTTGTGTGAAGCCATTCTCCAATATCAAGTCAACCACAAATCCATCCAG AGAGCACCAGGCACTGCAGCAGCTGGAGGCGGACCGCGCCTGTACTGCCGAGCACCTGCAGCGCCACGGCAAGGGCAAGCCCGCCGACGCCGGCCGCAGGCAGGAAGCGATGTCGCACTACGCTGCCCGGCGCCAAGAGCGAGTGCGGGACTTCCTGGAAGTGCTCACGCACAAGCGGGACTCTTTCTTTACTGA
- the dhdds gene encoding dehydrodolichyl diphosphate synthase complex subunit DHDDS isoform X1, translating to MSWIKEGELNLLERISANILKAGPMPKHVAFIMDGNRRFARRKNMDRQEGHMQGFNKLAETLRWCKHLNIPEVTVYAFSIENFKRTKDEVDGLMELAKQKFERLLEERESLEKHGVCIRVLGDLNLLPLDLQQLIAKAVLTTRAHNKCFLNVCFAYTSRYEMTNAVREMAWGVEQGLIKASDVSEALLSECLYSNNSPNPDLLIRTSGEVRLSDFLLWQMSHTCLVFQSVLWPAYSFWNLCEAILQYQVNHKSIQNARYIHREHQALQQLEADRACTAEHLQRHGKGKPADAGRRQEAMSHYAARRQERVRDFLEVLTHKRDSFFTDLCKDVSA from the exons ATGTCGTGGATAAAGGAGGGCGAGTTAAACCTGCTCGAGAGGATTTCAGCCAACATCCTCAAG GCAGGGCCAATGCCCAAACACGTGGCCTTCATCATGGACGGCAACCGTCGGTTTGCACGCAGGAAGAACATGGATCGCCAGGAGGGACACATGCAGGGCTTCAACAAGTTGGCAGAA ACACTTCGCTGGTGCAAGCATCTAAACATTCCTGAAGTGACGGTGTACGCCTTCAGCATTGAGAACTTCAAGCGCACTAAGGACGAAGTGGATGGCCTGATGGAACTGGCCAAGCAGAAATTTGAAAGACTTTTGGAGGAACG GGAGAGTCTGGAGAAGCACGGCGTTTGCATCCGGGTACTGGGCGACTTGAACCTGCTGCCGCTGGACCTCCAGCAGTTAATCGCCAAAGCGGTGCTCACCACACGAGCGCACAATAA gtGTTTCTTGAATGTGTGTTTCGCCTATACATCACGATATGAAATGACTAACGCAGTGAGAGAGATGGCCTGGGGGGTGGAACAAGGACTGATTAAAGCCAG TGATGTTTCTGAGGCACTGCTGAGCGAATGTCTGTACAGCAACAATTCTCCCAATCCTGACCTTCTTATCCGAACCTCGGGCGAGGTGCGCCTCAGTGACTTTCTACTCTGGCAG ATGTCCCACACGTGTTTAGTATTCCAGTCAGTGCTGTGGCCTGCGTATTCCTTCTGGAACTTGTGTGAAGCCATTCTCCAATATCAAGTCAACCACAAATCCATCCAG AATGCGCGGTACATTCACAGAGAGCACCAGGCACTGCAGCAGCTGGAGGCGGACCGCGCCTGTACTGCCGAGCACCTGCAGCGCCACGGCAAGGGCAAGCCCGCCGACGCCGGCCGCAGGCAGGAAGCGATGTCGCACTACGCTGCCCGGCGCCAAGAGCGAGTGCGGGACTTCCTGGAAGTGCTCACGCACAAGCGGGACTCTTTCTTTACTGACTTGTGCAAGGACGTGTCAGCTTAA
- the dhdds gene encoding dehydrodolichyl diphosphate synthase complex subunit DHDDS isoform X3 — translation MPKHVAFIMDGNRRFARRKNMDRQEGHMQGFNKLAETLRWCKHLNIPEVTVYAFSIENFKRTKDEVDGLMELAKQKFERLLEERESLEKHGVCIRVLGDLNLLPLDLQQLIAKAVLTTRAHNKCFLNVCFAYTSRYEMTNAVREMAWGVEQGLIKASDVSEALLSECLYSNNSPNPDLLIRTSGEVRLSDFLLWQMSHTCLVFQSVLWPAYSFWNLCEAILQYQVNHKSIQNARYIHREHQALQQLEADRACTAEHLQRHGKGKPADAGRRQEAMSHYAARRQERVRDFLEVLTHKRDSFFTDLCKDVSA, via the exons ATGCCCAAACACGTGGCCTTCATCATGGACGGCAACCGTCGGTTTGCACGCAGGAAGAACATGGATCGCCAGGAGGGACACATGCAGGGCTTCAACAAGTTGGCAGAA ACACTTCGCTGGTGCAAGCATCTAAACATTCCTGAAGTGACGGTGTACGCCTTCAGCATTGAGAACTTCAAGCGCACTAAGGACGAAGTGGATGGCCTGATGGAACTGGCCAAGCAGAAATTTGAAAGACTTTTGGAGGAACG GGAGAGTCTGGAGAAGCACGGCGTTTGCATCCGGGTACTGGGCGACTTGAACCTGCTGCCGCTGGACCTCCAGCAGTTAATCGCCAAAGCGGTGCTCACCACACGAGCGCACAATAA gtGTTTCTTGAATGTGTGTTTCGCCTATACATCACGATATGAAATGACTAACGCAGTGAGAGAGATGGCCTGGGGGGTGGAACAAGGACTGATTAAAGCCAG TGATGTTTCTGAGGCACTGCTGAGCGAATGTCTGTACAGCAACAATTCTCCCAATCCTGACCTTCTTATCCGAACCTCGGGCGAGGTGCGCCTCAGTGACTTTCTACTCTGGCAG ATGTCCCACACGTGTTTAGTATTCCAGTCAGTGCTGTGGCCTGCGTATTCCTTCTGGAACTTGTGTGAAGCCATTCTCCAATATCAAGTCAACCACAAATCCATCCAG AATGCGCGGTACATTCACAGAGAGCACCAGGCACTGCAGCAGCTGGAGGCGGACCGCGCCTGTACTGCCGAGCACCTGCAGCGCCACGGCAAGGGCAAGCCCGCCGACGCCGGCCGCAGGCAGGAAGCGATGTCGCACTACGCTGCCCGGCGCCAAGAGCGAGTGCGGGACTTCCTGGAAGTGCTCACGCACAAGCGGGACTCTTTCTTTACTGACTTGTGCAAGGACGTGTCAGCTTAA